A DNA window from Bdellovibrionales bacterium contains the following coding sequences:
- a CDS encoding ABC transporter ATP-binding protein, whose product MSLNVQGLCKTFTDHLTLKKKQVLFDVSFAVPEGSVTGFLGSNGAGKTTTIKSILSLLRFERGNVEFFSGNLKDPKSQIGYLPERPYFYEYLTGMEFLLFYGQLSMSDSKIQIKEKAKILLKRVGLEHAENTFLRSYSKGMLQRIGLAQALIHKPRFLILDEPMSGLDPDGRYQVTQIIQEVAASGATIFFSSHLLTDVERLCDRLVIIDYGKIIYEGLQKNFLTAGDGGYEVTYTPQDSATVAIKNCKDLSEVTEFLNQIKSQNASLLEVKQPRVTLEEAFNQIKKQHSQQREMQS is encoded by the coding sequence ATGTCTTTAAATGTGCAGGGACTTTGTAAGACGTTTACCGATCATCTTACGCTCAAGAAAAAACAAGTGTTGTTTGATGTCAGTTTCGCCGTTCCCGAGGGATCGGTGACTGGTTTTCTAGGCAGTAATGGCGCTGGTAAGACGACGACGATAAAAAGCATTCTTTCTCTTTTGCGATTCGAAAGAGGAAACGTCGAGTTTTTTTCTGGCAACCTCAAAGATCCAAAATCACAGATTGGGTATTTGCCAGAGCGTCCTTACTTTTACGAATACCTCACTGGGATGGAATTTCTTTTGTTCTACGGACAGCTCTCGATGTCTGATTCCAAAATACAAATTAAAGAAAAGGCGAAAATTCTTTTAAAGAGAGTCGGATTGGAACACGCCGAGAATACTTTTCTTCGAAGTTATTCCAAAGGGATGCTTCAAAGGATAGGTTTAGCCCAGGCTCTCATCCATAAGCCTCGTTTTCTTATTCTGGATGAGCCCATGTCGGGATTAGACCCAGACGGTCGTTACCAGGTCACGCAGATTATTCAAGAAGTGGCTGCCAGTGGCGCGACAATTTTTTTTAGTAGCCACTTACTTACGGATGTAGAAAGACTTTGCGATCGACTCGTAATCATTGACTACGGCAAGATTATTTACGAAGGCTTGCAGAAAAATTTCTTGACCGCCGGCGATGGTGGCTACGAAGTGACCTACACTCCGCAAGACTCAGCAACGGTCGCCATTAAAAACTGCAAGGATCTATCCGAGGTCACGGAATTTTTGAACCAAATCAAATCGCAGAACGCGAGCTTGCTCGAGGTGAAGCAACCACGAGTGACTTTGGAAGAGGCTTTTAATCAAATTAAAAAACAACACTCCCAACAGCGAGAGATGCAGTCATGA
- a CDS encoding ABC transporter permease subunit — translation MKAVRVIAANTVVELLRNRLLYTLLVITIFLLALMVAVGQLSYTEQLRLTLGLGLSSIHMCLMGLTIFVGGSMVYKEIEKLTILTLLAKPVYRYEFILGKYFGFLCLMVLIISSLFVIYCLNLMFMGFEVPLAELFIVFFGFYLEVALLLAVTICFSTFCASFLTILFSLSFFIIGHWVQNLSFIGNFAAAKFYVNFAKVMQTVFPNLEAFNWRSLPLENNLLQLSIGSTSLMALTWVLFFLTAAIFIFKGRDFA, via the coding sequence ATGAAGGCCGTCAGAGTTATTGCAGCCAATACCGTCGTCGAGCTCCTTCGTAATAGGCTCCTCTACACTCTGTTAGTGATTACGATTTTTCTATTGGCACTGATGGTTGCCGTGGGACAACTGAGCTATACAGAGCAACTTCGGTTAACATTGGGCCTGGGTCTTTCGAGCATTCATATGTGTCTTATGGGACTGACGATTTTTGTCGGCGGTTCTATGGTGTATAAAGAAATCGAAAAGCTGACGATTTTAACTCTTCTCGCAAAGCCGGTGTATCGCTACGAATTTATCCTGGGCAAATACTTTGGATTTCTATGTTTAATGGTACTCATTATATCTAGCCTGTTTGTGATCTACTGTTTGAATCTTATGTTTATGGGCTTTGAGGTCCCGCTCGCAGAGCTCTTCATCGTATTTTTTGGATTTTATCTCGAAGTCGCGTTGCTATTGGCGGTGACCATTTGTTTTTCGACGTTCTGCGCATCGTTTTTAACGATATTGTTTTCTCTATCGTTCTTTATTATTGGGCACTGGGTTCAAAATCTAAGTTTCATCGGAAACTTCGCCGCCGCAAAATTTTATGTGAATTTTGCCAAGGTGATGCAAACTGTATTTCCAAATTTGGAGGCTTTCAATTGGCGTTCGCTTCCCTTGGAGAACAATCTTCTGCAGTTATCTATTGGCAGTACTTCCTTAATGGCGTTAACCTGGGTCCTGTTCTTTTTAACGGCGGCGATATTTATTTTTAAAGGAAGAGATTTTGCCTGA
- a CDS encoding pilus assembly protein PilM, which yields MMFFKKQILGLDLGSSSIKIAHLKMSGKNAVLNELLIFPTSKGAIDAGDIVHPEIVANTLRDGLTKKSYAKSPVCVGMFGGAVITKKISMPKMDPKLLQEQLRWEAEQYIPFNIEEAVFDFHILGSSHAETMDVLLVAARQEHIFRYFEATQSAGLDCAVIDVNCLALANCFEFNYGTVPGTVALINIGASCTNLVILEAGQLVFSRDIPYGGSLFDAEISRELGIAAQDAEGLKLGLSMNRETPPEVLSILQMVNETIAQEINNSFDFYKNTAINASVSQIFVSGGAIQTPGLYEKIQEVTQVNCLEHNPFQRISVNPKFITPEYQQQIRLFSPIALGLALRNQG from the coding sequence ATGATGTTCTTCAAAAAGCAGATATTAGGACTAGATCTAGGTTCTAGTTCTATTAAGATCGCTCATCTCAAGATGAGTGGAAAAAACGCCGTTCTTAACGAACTGCTTATTTTTCCCACGTCGAAAGGGGCCATCGATGCGGGCGACATCGTTCATCCAGAAATCGTCGCCAACACTCTTCGTGATGGTCTTACCAAAAAATCATATGCAAAAAGTCCCGTGTGCGTAGGGATGTTCGGCGGTGCGGTGATCACGAAGAAAATCTCCATGCCCAAAATGGATCCCAAACTTTTGCAGGAACAATTACGTTGGGAAGCCGAACAGTACATTCCTTTTAATATTGAAGAGGCTGTTTTTGATTTTCATATCTTAGGTTCTAGTCATGCGGAGACCATGGATGTCCTATTGGTTGCTGCGAGACAAGAGCATATCTTTCGATATTTCGAAGCGACACAAAGTGCGGGCCTCGATTGTGCGGTGATCGATGTGAACTGTTTGGCCCTGGCGAACTGTTTCGAATTCAATTACGGTACGGTTCCCGGAACGGTGGCGCTCATCAATATTGGCGCCAGCTGTACGAACTTAGTCATTCTCGAAGCCGGTCAGTTGGTTTTCTCCCGAGACATTCCCTACGGAGGTTCGCTTTTTGATGCCGAAATCTCTAGAGAGTTGGGAATTGCGGCCCAAGATGCGGAAGGCTTAAAGCTGGGACTGTCGATGAATCGCGAAACACCTCCTGAGGTCTTATCCATCCTACAGATGGTCAACGAAACTATTGCCCAAGAGATTAATAATAGTTTTGATTTTTATAAGAACACCGCAATCAATGCCTCCGTTTCGCAGATTTTTGTCAGCGGCGGAGCAATACAAACTCCTGGGCTGTACGAAAAAATTCAAGAAGTGACTCAGGTGAATTGCCTGGAACACAATCCATTTCAAAGAATTTCTGTAAATCCTAAATTCATCACCCCGGAATATCAGCAGCAAATTCGGTTATTTTCGCCGATAGCACTGGGCCTCGCCTTAAGGAATCAGGGCTGA
- a CDS encoding PilN domain-containing protein: MIKINLANTFTKKNDGGAGGTSSGNPKEELQKNVIKVLLMLTPLIGLYYYEKVDISRQREELVVLQTEAARMEAELAKVGSIDNILKQVSEQKKDLEEKFTVIRQIFGLRTKKMEALVLLQQQIPPTSWLTSIKAENTDIEVEGYSNSIDDAQMYINRLAAEKSVFTSVNSKDVSKAKTGDKEAYKFDITLRLKE, from the coding sequence ATGATTAAGATTAATTTAGCGAACACGTTTACTAAAAAAAATGATGGCGGCGCCGGTGGCACGAGCTCCGGTAATCCTAAAGAAGAGCTCCAGAAAAACGTCATCAAAGTATTGCTGATGCTGACTCCACTGATTGGGCTCTATTACTACGAAAAGGTCGACATTTCTCGACAGCGAGAAGAATTGGTCGTTCTACAAACAGAGGCGGCCCGGATGGAAGCCGAGCTCGCTAAGGTGGGATCGATTGATAACATATTAAAGCAAGTTTCAGAGCAGAAGAAAGATCTCGAAGAGAAATTTACCGTCATTCGGCAGATTTTTGGGTTACGAACTAAAAAGATGGAGGCCCTAGTCCTTCTCCAGCAACAGATTCCACCGACGAGCTGGCTGACATCGATCAAGGCCGAAAATACGGATATCGAAGTCGAGGGCTATTCCAACAGTATTGATGATGCGCAGATGTACATTAACCGTTTAGCCGCAGAAAAGTCGGTGTTTACCTCAGTAAATAGTAAAGATGTTTCCAAGGCGAAAACCGGCGATAAGGAAGCGTATAAGTTTGATATCACGCTTCGCTTAAAGGAATAG
- the pilO gene encoding type 4a pilus biogenesis protein PilO: protein MGIKDDFKNLEPSKAAMVGIILATIYYFLLFDKGDAITAEKATLQTTINQKTERLKQVENAMNNKAAFQKEVDELTRNFDDLIKYFPVDLDMNNMLYQVRKRLEATSNKMESIKKGESKSRRFEGYNEATMEIESRGSFHDAMSFLSSLTSMDRVVDFIKMDLASDGSTDEISQVKLKLTLSIFSQSEKSKPPAGSGGKVGG from the coding sequence ATGGGAATTAAAGACGATTTCAAAAATTTAGAGCCCAGTAAAGCCGCGATGGTAGGAATCATCCTCGCGACGATCTATTACTTTCTTCTCTTTGATAAAGGGGATGCGATTACTGCAGAGAAAGCAACGCTGCAAACGACCATTAACCAAAAGACGGAGCGTCTAAAACAGGTCGAGAATGCCATGAATAACAAAGCGGCCTTCCAAAAAGAGGTGGACGAACTGACTCGTAATTTTGACGACCTCATTAAGTATTTTCCTGTGGATCTTGATATGAACAATATGTTGTATCAAGTGCGCAAACGCCTAGAGGCCACCAGTAATAAAATGGAGTCGATCAAAAAAGGCGAGTCTAAATCCCGCCGTTTCGAAGGCTATAACGAGGCGACGATGGAGATCGAAAGTCGTGGGAGCTTCCACGATGCCATGAGCTTTTTGTCATCGTTAACCTCCATGGATCGAGTCGTGGATTTTATTAAGATGGATTTGGCGTCGGACGGCTCTACCGATGAAATTTCTCAAGTGAAACTGAAATTGACCTTAAGTATTTTTAGTCAGTCTGAAAAGTCTAAACCTCCAGCAGGCTCAGGAGGAAAAGTCGGTGGTTAA
- a CDS encoding pilus assembly protein PilP — protein sequence MVKFLPLIFILQIFAQEPPPPPDALEEAAVVESPAAPAAAANSPGASSNLPAGRSLVQEYAKPFMYERDGQRDPFVLPEGLNPLVPGPYFGPFLELQEVKLDNVKLKGVFLDPSRPRVLLQVRMRDKDSLVRLGKNDYIGENFGYIAAIRENEIVIVQTFDQGNKKYSTTRTISIEK from the coding sequence GTGGTTAAGTTTCTTCCGCTTATTTTTATTTTACAAATTTTCGCCCAAGAGCCACCGCCTCCACCGGACGCATTGGAAGAGGCCGCCGTTGTGGAATCTCCCGCGGCGCCGGCCGCCGCAGCCAATTCCCCTGGAGCGTCGTCCAATTTGCCTGCGGGACGCTCCCTAGTTCAAGAATACGCAAAACCATTTATGTACGAGCGAGATGGCCAGCGCGATCCATTTGTGCTGCCGGAGGGCTTAAATCCTCTTGTTCCAGGTCCATACTTTGGTCCATTTTTAGAGTTGCAAGAAGTGAAGCTGGACAACGTAAAACTCAAGGGTGTTTTCCTGGACCCAAGTCGCCCTCGCGTACTTCTACAGGTGCGTATGCGTGATAAAGACTCCCTCGTTCGTCTAGGGAAGAACGATTACATCGGCGAAAACTTCGGTTACATCGCTGCCATCCGCGAAAACGAGATCGTGATCGTACAGACGTTTGATCAGGGAAATAAAAAATATTCTACGACTCGAACGATATCTATAGAAAAATAG